A genome region from Paenibacillus pabuli includes the following:
- a CDS encoding calcium-translocating P-type ATPase, SERCA-type gives MEQTKWHQLSVEELRSTLDVSLEEGLTDEAVAQKRKVSGSNELSEGKRISPITLLLNQFKDFMVLVLMGATLVSGLLGEYLDAVTIVAIIVLNAILGFVQEFRAERSLRALKQLSAPLAKVLRAGQEVQLAAKQLVPGDIIFVESGDRIPADVRWLETSSLDVEESALTGESVPVSKHCNPIADDAVPLGDQKNIGFMGTMVTRGTAKGVVIRTGMDTEMGKIADLIQNTEEQETPLQHRLEQLGKILIFVALGLTVMVVVAGILHGQPAVGMFLAGVSLAVAAIPEGLPAIVTIALALGVQRMIKRKAIVRKLPSVETLGCASVICSDKTGTLTQNKMTVTDVWLEGRSIKVTGDGYAPEGQMLEDGRTVELKSDQTLRRLLQISALCNNASIVENFSEERNKKKGKDGKKEAIKEDGVVWELKGDPTEGALVTLASKMGLTPAGLKELYARQQEFPFDSDRKRMSVLIQHQGGRMIYTKGAPDVLIGQCSYILWEGKVVPFTGTLRQKVMAANEKMAGAALRVLGMAYREVRPEEKVDNEHAAENQLVFVGLAGMIDPPRREVRDAIATCRRAGIRTVMITGDHGTTAEAIAQQLGILPRGGGSLSGQQLAGLTDDELDKQVEGIYVFSRVSPEHKLRIVKSLQRKGHVVAMTGDGVNDAPAIKAADIGIAMGITGTDVTKEASALILSDDNFSTIVAAIEEGRNIYENIRKFIRYLLASNVGEILTMFFAMMMGLPLPLVPIQILWVNLVTDGLPAMALGVDQPEKDLMEHKPRGSKENIFARRLGWKIISRGVLIGLCTLGAFWLTLQAAPDQPGQLIKAQSVAFATLVLAQLIHVFDCRSSRSIFHRNPLQNKYLVLAVISSVVLMLVVMYVEPLQPIFKTVPLGMREWAISIVAAGIPTFLMGAGSVWGGRRNRRRMGPGSFVPKSTKFSA, from the coding sequence TCTTGATGGGGGCGACACTGGTGTCCGGATTGCTCGGAGAATATTTGGATGCCGTGACGATTGTTGCAATCATTGTGCTGAATGCAATTTTGGGATTCGTACAGGAATTTAGGGCTGAGCGTTCCCTCCGCGCATTGAAGCAGCTGTCCGCACCTCTTGCCAAAGTTCTTCGCGCCGGTCAGGAAGTGCAGCTTGCTGCCAAACAGCTGGTGCCTGGGGATATCATATTTGTCGAGAGCGGGGATCGCATCCCGGCGGATGTCCGGTGGCTGGAGACGAGCAGTCTGGATGTGGAAGAATCGGCACTCACTGGAGAATCGGTCCCGGTAAGCAAGCATTGCAACCCGATTGCAGACGATGCCGTACCGCTCGGTGATCAAAAAAATATTGGATTTATGGGCACCATGGTTACCCGCGGAACAGCCAAAGGCGTTGTCATTCGAACAGGCATGGATACCGAGATGGGCAAAATTGCCGATCTTATCCAAAATACCGAGGAACAGGAGACGCCGCTCCAGCACCGTTTGGAGCAACTGGGCAAAATACTTATTTTTGTTGCGCTGGGCCTTACCGTTATGGTCGTTGTGGCTGGTATTCTGCATGGACAACCGGCGGTTGGAATGTTCCTTGCTGGCGTCAGTCTGGCGGTAGCTGCCATACCTGAAGGTTTGCCGGCGATCGTCACGATTGCACTTGCGCTGGGCGTACAGCGAATGATTAAGCGTAAAGCCATTGTACGAAAATTGCCTTCTGTTGAGACACTCGGTTGTGCCTCCGTAATTTGCTCGGACAAGACGGGGACATTAACCCAGAACAAGATGACCGTGACCGATGTATGGCTGGAAGGGCGCAGCATAAAAGTCACCGGGGACGGGTACGCACCGGAAGGACAGATGCTGGAAGACGGCCGCACGGTCGAGCTGAAGAGTGACCAGACGCTTCGAAGACTGCTTCAGATCAGTGCGTTATGTAATAATGCGAGTATTGTGGAAAATTTTTCGGAAGAACGCAACAAGAAAAAGGGTAAGGATGGCAAGAAGGAGGCAATCAAGGAGGATGGCGTCGTATGGGAGCTGAAAGGTGATCCAACCGAAGGAGCGCTCGTCACCCTGGCTTCCAAAATGGGCCTTACCCCTGCCGGCCTCAAGGAGTTATATGCACGTCAACAGGAGTTCCCGTTCGACTCGGACCGTAAACGGATGTCTGTCCTCATCCAGCATCAGGGAGGCCGCATGATCTATACCAAAGGTGCCCCGGATGTGTTGATCGGACAATGCAGCTATATCTTATGGGAAGGCAAAGTTGTACCCTTCACCGGAACGTTGAGACAGAAAGTAATGGCTGCAAACGAAAAAATGGCCGGGGCAGCCCTGCGTGTCTTGGGAATGGCTTATCGTGAAGTACGCCCTGAGGAAAAAGTTGACAACGAACATGCTGCCGAGAATCAGCTCGTGTTCGTTGGACTTGCAGGCATGATCGACCCACCTCGGAGAGAAGTCAGAGATGCGATTGCTACTTGTCGCAGAGCCGGGATCCGGACGGTCATGATTACGGGTGACCACGGAACTACTGCAGAGGCGATAGCCCAGCAGCTGGGAATTCTTCCGCGGGGCGGAGGCTCATTAAGCGGACAGCAACTGGCAGGGCTAACGGACGATGAGCTGGACAAACAGGTAGAAGGCATCTATGTTTTCTCCCGGGTATCGCCTGAGCACAAGCTTCGGATTGTAAAATCACTGCAGCGCAAAGGCCATGTTGTAGCGATGACAGGGGATGGTGTCAACGACGCACCAGCGATCAAAGCGGCGGACATCGGCATCGCGATGGGAATTACGGGGACGGATGTGACGAAAGAGGCGTCGGCCTTAATTCTCAGTGATGATAATTTCTCTACTATAGTAGCAGCGATTGAAGAAGGACGTAATATTTATGAAAACATTCGCAAGTTTATTCGGTATTTGCTTGCTTCAAACGTAGGCGAGATATTAACAATGTTCTTCGCAATGATGATGGGACTGCCACTGCCGCTTGTGCCGATCCAGATTCTATGGGTGAACCTCGTGACAGATGGCTTGCCAGCCATGGCGCTGGGTGTGGATCAGCCGGAGAAAGACCTGATGGAGCACAAGCCACGCGGCTCCAAGGAAAACATTTTTGCCCGGAGACTGGGCTGGAAAATCATCAGCCGCGGTGTATTGATTGGATTGTGTACTTTAGGTGCGTTCTGGCTTACCCTTCAGGCAGCTCCGGATCAACCGGGACAGCTTATCAAAGCACAGTCCGTAGCTTTTGCGACACTCGTTTTAGCTCAGCTTATTCATGTATTTGACTGCCGGAGCTCGCGCTCCATCTTCCACCGGAATCCGCTCCAGAACAAATATCTGGTTCTTGCGGTAATCTCGTCCGTGGTGCTGATGCTGGTTGTGATGTACGTGGAGCCGCTGCAGCCAATCTTCAAAACCGTACCACTCGGCATGCGTGAATGGGCCATTTCGATTGTTGCTGCAGGTATCCCAACGTTCCTAATGGGCGCAGGCAGTGTCTGGGGTGGCCGTCGTAACCGTCGGCGGATGGGTCCTGGAAGCTTCGTACCGAAAAGTACAAAGTTTTCAGCATAA
- the dapF gene encoding diaminopimelate epimerase codes for MEFTKMHGLGNDFIVVFGEKQLPADAAELAVKWCNRFFGIGADGLVYILPSEKADFQMRIMNSDGSEAEQCGNAIRCVAKYVYDHGHVTSEHITIETIGAGVQPVTLNVVDGKVATVRVDMGEPILDGLQVPTTVDANPVVDHSIEANGQEFKFTAVSMGNPHAVIYVDDAVNFDLSTWGPVLEVHPMFPKKINVEFATVRDRGFVDMRVWERGAGPTLACGTGACATLVSSVLNGHTDRTAIISLKGGDLHIEWNEADNHVYMTGPAEIVFKGVTS; via the coding sequence ATGGAATTTACGAAAATGCATGGACTTGGCAACGATTTTATCGTTGTATTTGGAGAAAAACAGCTTCCGGCTGATGCAGCAGAGCTGGCTGTGAAATGGTGCAACCGTTTCTTCGGCATCGGTGCGGATGGACTCGTTTATATACTGCCTTCGGAAAAGGCGGATTTTCAGATGCGCATTATGAACTCCGATGGTTCGGAAGCGGAACAATGCGGGAATGCGATTCGCTGTGTAGCCAAGTATGTTTATGACCATGGTCATGTGACATCAGAGCACATTACGATCGAAACCATCGGCGCAGGTGTGCAGCCGGTAACCCTCAATGTAGTTGACGGCAAGGTGGCAACCGTTCGTGTGGATATGGGCGAGCCCATTTTGGACGGGCTTCAAGTTCCGACAACGGTGGATGCTAACCCTGTGGTTGATCATTCCATTGAGGCGAACGGGCAGGAGTTCAAATTCACGGCAGTTTCGATGGGAAATCCCCACGCAGTGATTTATGTGGATGATGCGGTGAACTTTGATCTCTCGACTTGGGGACCGGTGCTGGAAGTTCATCCGATGTTCCCGAAAAAGATCAACGTTGAGTTCGCCACTGTGCGCGATCGCGGATTCGTCGATATGCGTGTATGGGAACGAGGGGCTGGTCCAACATTGGCTTGTGGAACCGGAGCTTGCGCAACGCTCGTATCCTCAGTACTAAATGGACACACGGATCGTACAGCAATTATTAGCCTCAAAGGCGGAGACCTGCATATTGAGTGGAACGAAGCTGACAATCATGTGTATATGACTGGTCCGGCAGAGATTGTTTTCAAGGGAGTCACTTCATAA
- a CDS encoding bifunctional homocysteine S-methyltransferase/methylenetetrahydrofolate reductase — protein sequence MKADLRSVLQERVLIGDGAMGTYLYQMGFPVGISYEELNLVSPEVVADVHRRYLEAGTEIFETNTYSANYDKLSKFGLESKVAEVNRAGVRIAKDVAGSDGYVLGAVGSIRGGKRTNVSTSELKRFYEQQIFALLDEGVDGILLETFYDIEEMDIALVQARKLSDLPVIGQFAVEDIGHTLDGYTMPEAFRIMREQGADVIGFNCRSGPNGIMRAMETVSGRIGIPMSVYPNAGAADYVDGQFRYGATPEYFGQTAVQFADLGARIIGGCCGTTPDHISAIARALTEYAPAPIAQPDPAEAKPRIVLHENVDERSGRGGQPTIVDLVKQRHTVIVELDPPRDLDIAKFMKGAETLKAAGADALTLADNSLAVTRMSNMALGHLVQDRTGLRPLVHIACRDRNLIGTQSHMMGFDALGINHVLAVTGDPARFGDLPGSSSVYDLTSFEIIRMIKQLNDGVAFSGKPLKQKAGFVIGAAFNPNVKHLDKAVQRLEKKIASGADYIMTQPVYDPKLIVAMHEATKHLEVPIFVGVMPLASGRNAEYLHNEVPGIQLSEEVRSRMAGLEGEEGRAMGVKIAKELLDVATAHFKGIYLMTPFMFYGMTAELTQYVWEKSEHQCPTCFNPNNQLQ from the coding sequence ATGAAGGCGGATTTGCGGAGTGTCTTGCAGGAACGAGTTCTCATTGGAGATGGGGCGATGGGAACATATCTGTACCAAATGGGTTTCCCGGTAGGAATTTCATACGAGGAATTAAATTTGGTTTCACCTGAAGTAGTAGCAGACGTGCATCGTCGTTATTTGGAAGCGGGTACTGAAATATTTGAGACAAATACGTACTCTGCCAACTATGACAAATTGTCCAAGTTCGGACTGGAATCGAAGGTGGCGGAAGTCAATCGTGCAGGTGTGCGCATTGCCAAGGATGTCGCCGGTTCAGACGGTTACGTTCTCGGGGCTGTGGGCTCCATTCGTGGAGGCAAGCGGACCAACGTATCGACAAGTGAACTGAAGCGTTTCTACGAACAACAGATTTTTGCCCTGCTTGATGAAGGGGTTGACGGGATTCTGCTTGAAACCTTCTATGATATCGAAGAGATGGATATCGCCCTGGTGCAGGCTCGTAAGCTGAGTGATCTGCCGGTGATTGGGCAGTTTGCGGTTGAGGATATAGGACATACACTGGATGGATACACGATGCCGGAAGCGTTTCGGATCATGCGCGAGCAGGGTGCTGACGTGATCGGATTCAACTGCCGTTCCGGTCCAAATGGAATCATGCGTGCCATGGAAACTGTATCCGGAAGAATCGGAATTCCGATGTCCGTTTACCCTAACGCGGGGGCAGCAGACTATGTTGATGGCCAGTTCCGTTACGGTGCAACACCGGAATATTTCGGTCAGACGGCAGTGCAATTCGCTGATCTGGGTGCCCGCATTATCGGTGGATGCTGCGGTACAACACCTGATCATATTTCAGCAATCGCCCGGGCCCTTACCGAATACGCCCCAGCACCTATTGCCCAGCCTGATCCTGCAGAAGCCAAACCGCGTATCGTGTTGCACGAAAATGTAGATGAACGTTCCGGACGTGGCGGTCAGCCGACGATTGTGGATCTGGTCAAACAGCGCCACACGGTTATCGTTGAACTCGACCCGCCTCGTGACCTGGATATTGCCAAATTCATGAAAGGCGCCGAAACGCTGAAAGCGGCTGGTGCGGATGCGCTGACACTGGCTGACAACTCTTTGGCGGTTACCCGCATGAGTAATATGGCTCTGGGACATCTCGTTCAGGATCGTACTGGCTTACGACCGCTTGTACATATTGCCTGCCGTGACCGAAATCTGATTGGGACCCAGTCACACATGATGGGTTTTGATGCTCTCGGTATCAACCATGTGCTTGCCGTTACAGGTGATCCAGCGCGTTTCGGTGATCTGCCCGGATCCAGTTCCGTATACGATCTGACTTCATTTGAAATTATACGTATGATCAAGCAATTGAACGACGGTGTAGCTTTCTCTGGAAAACCGCTTAAACAGAAGGCTGGTTTTGTCATCGGGGCAGCGTTTAATCCTAATGTGAAACATCTGGATAAGGCTGTTCAGAGACTGGAGAAAAAGATTGCCTCTGGTGCCGATTACATTATGACGCAGCCTGTCTACGACCCGAAATTGATCGTAGCGATGCATGAAGCGACCAAACATTTGGAAGTGCCTATTTTCGTCGGCGTAATGCCGCTGGCTAGTGGAAGGAATGCTGAATACCTGCACAACGAAGTTCCAGGAATTCAGCTGTCGGAAGAAGTCCGTTCCCGCATGGCTGGTCTCGAAGGAGAAGAGGGACGGGCCATGGGAGTGAAAATTGCCAAAGAGCTGCTGGATGTGGCAACAGCCCATTTCAAGGGGATCTACTTGATGACCCCGTTTATGTTCTACGGCATGACTGCCGAACTGACCCAATATGTATGGGAGAAGTCCGAGCACCAATGTCCTACTTGTTTCAACCCTAATAATCAATTACAATAG
- a CDS encoding YicC/YloC family endoribonuclease has protein sequence MSFSMTGYGQSAFHFGGYKVQLEIKSVNHRYCEVMMRMPKEWTCYEDGLRKRVQSRLKRGRIDVYVMKEKDEDQALPAVLNEQAVRAYLQAAEQLESRFGMQGKPSIMDMLALPDVMVHSDGTSSIPEEQKDEWERVLQQSLEEALSSLEQMRAREGLHLASDLERRISRLESLHTEMLALAPTVVTDYRNKLRQRLTELQEEGSFPFDEHKLGMEIAVFADRSNIEEELTRLLSHFGQSRELLKSEEPVGRKLDFLIQEMNREVNTIGSKANHLALVNRVVEMKAELEKIREQAANIE, from the coding sequence ATGTCATTCAGTATGACCGGATACGGTCAATCTGCCTTTCATTTTGGAGGCTATAAGGTACAATTGGAGATCAAGTCCGTCAATCATCGTTACTGTGAAGTGATGATGCGCATGCCCAAAGAGTGGACATGTTATGAAGATGGATTGAGGAAAAGAGTGCAGAGCCGGCTGAAGCGCGGGCGGATTGATGTTTATGTAATGAAAGAAAAAGATGAAGACCAGGCTCTTCCTGCCGTGCTTAATGAGCAGGCAGTCAGGGCCTATCTGCAGGCGGCAGAACAGCTGGAATCCCGCTTTGGGATGCAGGGCAAACCGAGCATTATGGACATGCTTGCGTTGCCGGATGTCATGGTTCATTCCGATGGAACGAGTTCAATTCCCGAGGAACAGAAGGACGAATGGGAGCGTGTGCTGCAACAGAGCCTGGAAGAGGCCTTGTCCAGTCTGGAGCAAATGCGCGCGCGCGAGGGTCTTCATCTGGCCAGTGATCTGGAACGACGGATTAGTCGTCTGGAGTCGCTGCATACCGAGATGCTTGCTCTTGCACCTACTGTGGTAACGGATTACCGCAACAAGTTAAGACAAAGGCTTACGGAATTGCAGGAGGAAGGCTCTTTCCCTTTTGACGAGCATAAATTGGGTATGGAAATTGCTGTGTTTGCCGATCGTTCTAACATAGAGGAGGAGCTTACGCGTCTACTCAGCCACTTCGGACAGAGCAGGGAACTGCTGAAGAGTGAAGAGCCGGTAGGCCGCAAGTTGGACTTTCTTATTCAAGAGATGAATCGGGAAGTCAATACGATTGGATCAAAAGCCAACCATTTGGCTCTGGTGAACCGTGTTGTCGAGATGAAGGCGGAGCTGGAGAAAATTCGCGAGCAGGCGGCGAATATCGAATGA
- the remA gene encoding extracellular matrix/biofilm regulator RemA, producing MAIKLINIGFGNIVSANRIISIVSPESAPIKRIIQEARDRHMLIDATYGRRTRAVIITDSDHVILSAVQPETVAHRLSSKDDDNDE from the coding sequence ATGGCAATCAAACTCATTAACATTGGATTCGGTAACATCGTATCGGCGAACCGGATTATATCCATCGTAAGTCCGGAATCGGCGCCGATCAAGAGAATTATACAAGAGGCAAGAGATCGTCATATGCTGATAGACGCAACGTACGGAAGACGTACTCGTGCCGTGATTATTACGGATAGCGATCATGTCATTCTGTCGGCGGTTCAGCCTGAGACGGTCGCCCATCGTCTTTCTTCGAAAGATGATGACAACGACGAATAA
- the gmk gene encoding guanylate kinase produces MSKGLLIVLSGPSGVGKGTVCSALRKRVPELIYSVSATTRQPRLGEEHGVNYFFRSHEEFLNMIAEDQLLEHAEYVGNYYGTPRDFVEKTINEGRDIILEIEVQGALKVKEKFPEGIFVFLLPPSLDELKDRIQGRGTESQATIDHRMSVAVDEISLLEQYDYAVVNDEIDLACKRIESIIIAEHCKINK; encoded by the coding sequence ATGTCTAAGGGATTACTGATAGTGTTGTCCGGCCCATCTGGGGTCGGGAAGGGTACAGTATGCAGCGCTTTGCGCAAACGTGTGCCGGAGTTGATCTATTCTGTGTCTGCAACGACTCGCCAGCCTCGCCTGGGTGAAGAGCATGGTGTGAACTACTTCTTCCGAAGTCATGAAGAGTTCCTGAACATGATTGCTGAAGACCAGCTGCTGGAGCATGCAGAATATGTAGGTAACTATTATGGAACACCACGTGATTTTGTGGAGAAAACGATTAACGAAGGCCGCGACATCATTCTTGAGATTGAAGTTCAAGGCGCGTTAAAAGTGAAAGAGAAGTTCCCGGAAGGGATCTTTGTATTTCTGCTGCCTCCTTCATTGGACGAGCTCAAAGATCGCATTCAGGGACGTGGTACGGAAAGTCAGGCAACGATTGATCACCGGATGTCCGTAGCCGTGGATGAGATTAGTCTGCTGGAGCAGTACGATTACGCTGTCGTTAATGATGAAATTGATTTGGCGTGCAAACGAATAGAAAGCATTATTATCGCCGAACATTGTAAGATCAATAAATAA
- the rpoZ gene encoding DNA-directed RNA polymerase subunit omega: MLYPSIDEMMNKVDSKYSLVVAASRRARQLREGEKTDLRNARSHKQVGVALEEIYGDHLVVIKGQDEEEEE, from the coding sequence ATGCTGTATCCTTCTATTGATGAAATGATGAACAAAGTCGACAGCAAATATTCTCTTGTTGTTGCTGCTTCCCGCCGGGCCAGACAGCTTCGTGAAGGTGAGAAAACGGATCTGAGAAATGCGAGATCCCATAAACAGGTTGGCGTTGCACTCGAAGAAATTTATGGTGATCATCTCGTTGTCATCAAAGGACAGGACGAAGAGGAAGAAGAGTAA
- the coaBC gene encoding bifunctional phosphopantothenoylcysteine decarboxylase/phosphopantothenate--cysteine ligase CoaBC, translating into MLNGKKIVLGVTGGIAAYKAATLCSRLVQKGADVHVIMTDSAKQFITELTLQTLTRNVVYSDTFDEREPSVVSHIHLADMADLVLVAPATANVIAKMAHGMADDMLSTTLLATTAPVMIAPAMNVHMYDHPAVQHNMRLLAERGTLMIEPSEGQLACGYVGKGRLEEPETIVEVVERFFGDQAQAKSGLNQQTTLLKGKRVVVTAGGTIERIDPVRYITNDSSGKMGFAIAAAARDMGAEVTLVMGSTQVQPPTNVEVIRVQSAQDMYEAVSSHWEHADIVVKAAAVADYRPKEVYEEKMKKKGDTLSLELVKNIDILETLGKQKSHQFLIGFAAETHSVEMYAREKLERKNCDLIVANDVALPGIGFGADTNAVHIYDREGLVEELQVMSKEDIAHRLLAIAAERIAGRN; encoded by the coding sequence ATGTTGAACGGTAAAAAAATCGTACTTGGCGTGACAGGCGGCATAGCCGCATACAAGGCGGCTACATTATGCAGTAGACTGGTGCAAAAAGGGGCGGACGTTCACGTCATTATGACAGACTCAGCCAAACAGTTTATTACCGAATTAACGCTGCAAACGTTGACCCGAAATGTAGTCTACAGTGATACATTCGATGAGCGCGAGCCATCGGTGGTATCACACATTCATTTGGCCGATATGGCAGATCTGGTTCTCGTTGCTCCGGCAACAGCCAACGTTATTGCCAAAATGGCACATGGCATGGCGGATGACATGCTCTCAACAACACTGCTGGCAACGACTGCCCCAGTGATGATCGCACCTGCCATGAATGTTCATATGTATGATCACCCTGCTGTACAGCACAATATGCGTCTGCTTGCCGAGCGAGGAACACTAATGATTGAACCAAGTGAAGGACAGCTCGCATGTGGATACGTGGGTAAGGGGCGACTGGAAGAGCCGGAGACGATTGTCGAGGTGGTTGAACGTTTTTTTGGAGATCAGGCGCAAGCCAAATCGGGCTTGAATCAACAGACCACATTGTTAAAGGGCAAAAGAGTGGTTGTAACGGCCGGGGGAACCATTGAGCGTATTGATCCTGTCAGATATATTACCAATGACTCCTCCGGCAAAATGGGATTTGCCATTGCTGCTGCAGCACGTGATATGGGAGCAGAGGTTACGCTGGTTATGGGCAGTACGCAGGTTCAGCCGCCAACGAATGTGGAAGTGATACGGGTACAGTCTGCACAAGATATGTACGAAGCAGTCTCAAGTCATTGGGAGCATGCAGATATCGTGGTGAAGGCAGCGGCGGTTGCTGATTACCGGCCCAAGGAAGTATACGAGGAGAAAATGAAAAAGAAAGGCGATACCCTATCGCTGGAACTTGTTAAAAATATAGATATTCTTGAAACGTTAGGCAAGCAAAAAAGTCATCAATTTCTAATTGGTTTTGCCGCAGAGACCCATTCAGTAGAGATGTACGCAAGGGAGAAGCTGGAACGGAAAAATTGTGATCTGATCGTAGCCAATGATGTTGCCCTTCCGGGTATAGGATTTGGAGCAGATACCAACGCGGTTCATATTTATGACCGTGAAGGGTTGGTGGAAGAGCTTCAGGTGATGTCTAAGGAAGACATAGCTCACCGGTTGCTTGCGATTGCGGCGGAGCGCATTGCCGGGAGGAATTAA